TAGCCCGCTTAGTCAAAGCTTCCGCAGTCAACCCATTAAAAGCCATCAACTCACCCGCACTAGCCGTAGTTTCCCCACGCTTCCAGGCAAAAGAATCACGCTGAGAATTACTGCGTAACATGATTGGTTCTAACATCGCCGCAGCGCCACCTGTCACACCAATTAAGGCATCTCCACCAAACAATTGCTCAAAATCGGCATCACTTAGAAAACCGTTATCAGGTTCAGAACAAGTATCCCAAGCAGTATCATGAGGACGATATAAACGACGAGGATTGATAATAGAAACAATCTTCACACCAATACCTTCAGTTTCTAAAAAAGCCGCCGCTTCAAACACAGGAATTAAAGTCAAATCGCCAATTACAGCAAATACAACAGTCTTCCCACCAGCCACTTCATGTAATAACACCGCACCATCAATTAAGCCTTTTTCAGTTTGGGCAAAGGTGCTACGAATTGGCAATGGAGACTTACTAGCAGTAATGACAATGCCTTTATTTTTTGTTTGCAAAGCCCAGTCATAACAGACTTGAATACTGTTAGCATCTGGGGGAAATAATGGGAAGACATTTCCCGTTCTCATCAAAGATGCAAAATAAGCTTCAATTTCTGGTCTTTGGTGAGTCCAACCGTTGCGTCCTTGTTCTAAAGCCCCGGCTGTAAATAATGTAATTGTCGAGGGAGTTTGACGGCGTAATTCTGCCATTGCTTGGGTTACTGTTTGCCAAATTGGTAAACCATTGATGGCAAAAGATTCATAGGAACACCACAAAGTTCTCGCCCCCATTAAGGATAATCCAGCCGCTAAACCAGCACAAGCATCTTCGCTCAAAGGTTCGTAAACTTGACCTCCTGGGGCTTGATGATAGGTGTCATCGGTGGTGGGGTGAATGATTTTTAATGCCTCATTAATATTACCAATTCCTGAAGCGGCGTTACCATCAGCGTTAGTCACAAGGAAGTTTTTATCTTTATTTCCTACTACTCCCACCAGCTTACCCATGACAGTTGTAGAAACTTGGGGAACTGCGCCAACTTGATATTCTACTAATGGTAATTCGCCAATTTCTGCTAAGGGTAATTCAAATTCTGTGACTACAGTTTTCGCAGCCGGACCACCTCCAGCCCGTTCGGCATTTGTCCGCACAATTTGCCATGCTGGGGCTGATAATGCCCGTTTTTGTAAGGCGCTGACAATATGGGGCGCGTCTAATGTATCTTTAGGATAGAGGTTGTGTGATTTTGCCCCCAAGGCGTGAACCCCTGCCCCTTTGAGTTGTTTGATAATAAATACCGTCAATTTACCGCTAAGTGCAGAACGGGCAGCTTTATCCATACCTACTAATACCGCTTTGGTAAATTCTAGGCGTTTCTCAAAAGAAAATGCGGTACTATCAACGTATTCACCGGCTTGATTTTGGTCGTCAAAATCTTTAGCATTGACTAATACAACTTCGGCAAAACCGTTACCTTGCCAATAGGCGATCATCTCTGCGTTGGTTTTCAAAGATACCATGCTGTGGTGTTCTTGGCTGTAACCGTTCCACACCAATACGGGTAAGAAGTTGGTAACAGTGGGGTAAGCGGTGTTGAAATGTGCCATTGAACTCATGATATAGGGTTCACCCAGTCCCCCGTCTCCCAGGGTGAAGGGGAAGAGTTTATCACGGTGTAAGAGGGCTGCGGCCATGGCGAAATGTTGTCCTTGTCCCAGGGGTCCAGCCGGTGCGAGAATACCGGGAATGTAGCCGGATAGGTGTCCTAATAATCCATGCTTTTCTCGAAAGCGATCGCCCAATTGTTGTACTGTAGAAATGCCCATGTCTTCTAAGGAACGGTCTAAGAACATGGCACTATAAAAACCGGGGGCGTGATGTCCTACTTCGGTGATAATGTTTTTATGTCCCA
The DNA window shown above is from Anabaena sp. WA102 and carries:
- a CDS encoding transketolase, with translation MTVITTKAASAVPNFCEGIQYFGEALPDFEIYGATPVIESGKRAIASPTDLNAVYQTLLAADALRYLTLQISASKASGHPGGFASQAEAYAALVMLGHKNIITEVGHHAPGFYSAMFLDRSLEDMGISTVQQLGDRFREKHGLLGHLSGYIPGILAPAGPLGQGQHFAMAAALLHRDKLFPFTLGDGGLGEPYIMSSMAHFNTAYPTVTNFLPVLVWNGYSQEHHSMVSLKTNAEMIAYWQGNGFAEVVLVNAKDFDDQNQAGEYVDSTAFSFEKRLEFTKAVLVGMDKAARSALSGKLTVFIIKQLKGAGVHALGAKSHNLYPKDTLDAPHIVSALQKRALSAPAWQIVRTNAERAGGGPAAKTVVTEFELPLAEIGELPLVEYQVGAVPQVSTTVMGKLVGVVGNKDKNFLVTNADGNAASGIGNINEALKIIHPTTDDTYHQAPGGQVYEPLSEDACAGLAAGLSLMGARTLWCSYESFAINGLPIWQTVTQAMAELRRQTPSTITLFTAGALEQGRNGWTHQRPEIEAYFASLMRTGNVFPLFPPDANSIQVCYDWALQTKNKGIVITASKSPLPIRSTFAQTEKGLIDGAVLLHEVAGGKTVVFAVIGDLTLIPVFEAAAFLETEGIGVKIVSIINPRRLYRPHDTAWDTCSEPDNGFLSDADFEQLFGGDALIGVTGGAAAMLEPIMLRSNSQRDSFAWKRGETTASAGELMAFNGLTAEALTKRAIELVH